In the Pongo abelii isolate AG06213 chromosome 2, NHGRI_mPonAbe1-v2.0_pri, whole genome shotgun sequence genome, CACCTGCCAgccctctctcacacacacacctgcatacTTTGCAGGGGACCAGGGCCAAGAAACAAGTGGTGGCATGGAGTAGCAACAATGCCAGGTGTGGGATAGGAAAGGGGGAGATTCCAGGAAGCCTGGGCTTTAGAACCAGCTTTGTCATTAGGATTACCTGCCTATGGAACCTGGACAAGTCACtctccttctctgggcctcagtttccctctctggaACCTGAGGGGCTACTTCAGATTACCTGGGAAGGTTCATCTAGCTTTTCCCTTGGATAAGACAGATTCACTCATCAACTCATTCACCAGGGAGACACAATCAGGCTGCTCTAGTTTCTCTCTTTTAGAACAAACAtatttttccacttgtggcaACTACAGCTGGACTCCATTTGCAAGAGGGGTGGGGCTTGGGTCTGAGTAGATGCTCAGGCAGAGGAAACCAATAGAATGGCTGAACCTTCCTTCATGGAAAGTTTCTGGGATAATAGGGCCATTTACAGTACtaacagagtagattttaaaCAACAATCAGGTCATGAGAAGCTACCTGGTAAAGGAATGTGAGTTGATAAGGAACAAGTCATTGAAGCAAATCAACAggcttttttttctggctttacaAAAATTGAATCTATTTGTCTTTCCCAGACTTAGTCTCTTCACCTGTACAGTGGGATTAACACTTCTGACCCCAGCAAAGGCAGAAAAGCAGGATAGAGCATCTCAGAGGAAAGACAAAGGATACAGGGAGTGGATGAGTCAAGTCACTAAGCAAAGACAAGACAGGGTTAGGCCCCTCGTTCAGGCCAGGATGGGGCCTGCCTCCTGCCTTGCCCCACCAGGTCTCCAGGCTCCACACAGCTTTCTCTAGGATCCTCTCCCTGTCCTTCCCCAATAATTGTGGAGAGTTCGGGTCGTGTGGGGCAGGGCCATACCGGTATGGACGGTCTTGTGGCTGGCGAGGTTGCCCTTGTAGCGGAAGGAGGCCTGGCAGCGGTCACACTTGTAGGGTTTGTCACTGTGGGTCTGCAGCGTGTGCCTCTTGAGTGAGGCCTCCTCAGAGAAGCGGCAGTCACACTCATTGCAGAAGAAGGCCCCGTTCTCTGTTGGAGGGTGGTATGGGGACACCAAAGTCAGCACGAGGAAGGGAGGTAGGGCTCTAAGGCCGCTCTCCTCTGTAGCTGCCCCCTGTGCCAAACTGAACCCTCAGTCCCTCACTCACCCACCCAACATTCATGGGAGCTCAGAGCAAAGGATCTGTGGggactttatttttcttagcaTTTAGAGTCTTAGCCatagagaagggagaaaggagatgGACTGAATTAAGGTACAGAAGGGAAGCTCAAACAAATAGGTGCTCAGAGGGCCTGTGCCAGTTTGAGGAAAGCTCAACAGTGATTTTCTTTCCCCAAGAGCtctgagaattatttttaaaaataagtttacagttttatttacatttatacaCAGAAGCCCTAGGGCAAGACCCTTTACCCTCTGAGcctctctctgtatctctgtctTCAAAGTCAGATAATAAATCCCTGTCCTGCCTACCTCACAGGAGGATATTATATTacacaaaatgaaacacaaagcATTCCAGGAATGTAAGATATAGGTCAAATTCAATTCTACTTTGAGGTCACTGAAGGAGGAATTAATGATGAACACTCTGTGGTCACCCTTGCACCTATTTGGATCTCATGTCTCCAAATCCTCCTGTGAGATTGGGAGACCAAAGCTGATGGTGGAAGTGGGAACACAGGCCCAGAGAAAAAGAACTGGAGTGCAGAGCAAAGGCAAACTAGCCAGGGGGCAGGAGGGGAGAGTCCTCGCTCTCCCATCTATGGGTCCATGACCTGTGGCAAATCTCTTGGTGTAAGcagctgatttattttttaatttgttgtaacAATTTGAAAATGACAAGTCACGGTGATTTAACCCTCATTAGGTACTACTGGGCTCTATTACTGTAGCCAGAGCTGGGTGAAGAATTAGACTTTTTTGTCTGGCAAAAACTGGGAATGCCAACCACCGACTACCCAGAAACTCCAATTTAATAATTCTCTTCAACTCTTTTAACTCGACTAATATTACTGAGTTCCTACTCCATGCTAGGGACTTACTACTACCTATGGGGGACACAAGAATGAATAAGGTCAGATGCTTCTCCTTACAGAATGTACAGCCTGGCAGAGAATAACATGAACACAGGTCAGTCCTAGTCATTTTGGTATTGAGGAACGGAGAAGGCTCTGGGAGGTACAGCCAGCCCCACAAGCTACTTTTGCTGGCGTGAAGCTAAAAAGACTGTATGGTAAGTCTTGATTACCCCAGATCAACTCTAAAACCCCATCCCTTGCTTTGGTTAGCCCAGTTCCCTAAGAAGCGAAGTGTGGGATGAACAGCTGGTGACTTGGAGGGCCAGGGGACTTCCAATTGAGGACTGCTCCAATCAGAGACAACAGCATAAGTAAAATGGAGCACAAAACCTATGGAGCAGAGGGGCCTTCCTTCTCCCTGacaagaggagggagggaaagggactCACCACAGCTGGAATCTGAGTACTCAGACTGGGTCTCTCCCATCTCCTCAGGAAACGTGGGGCCAGCGGTGTGGAGGCACATCTCTGCATGCTGTGGGGACTGAGAGCCGCAGGATGTGCACTTCGGGGGGTGCATGTAGAGTGGTGAGTGGCTCTCGCTGCTGCTGCGGGGAGAGCCCGTCATGGACCTATGGGCAGAAGTAAAGACAGTCTCAGCACCTGGGGCAGGGCCTCAAGAccaccctctcctcctcctcccagagcTGGGCTGCCCACTCAGGCTCTGAGACCCCAGAGTTGTCCTCAAGTTTATCTCAAACAGCATCTGCGGAAAGGTCACCGACCAGGGTCAAACTGAGCCAGAGCTTCCCCGCAGCCCACAATCTCTCTCAGTCCAAGGGTAGTAGGATGGTCCCCTGCCTCATCAAGACCACAGGAAGTGCCTGTGGGATTTACAGAATGCTATTCTGCCCCAGAAGGGAATTATCTCTCTTGCTATGAAAAAATATACACTACTTAAGTGTAATATACTTCCTTACTTAGACTAACTCAATCTATAGGCACTGATTCCACACCTCTAATAGGCTCAGCAATTCgggcaagaaaagaagaaacccCTGCATCCATCAGAAGAAATGACATGGAACCTTGCCCAGGTAACCCCTGACCTCAGACCCAGACAGTCTCTGAAATCACCTGTTAACGATGTTATTGAGCCGGCTGGCTTGTGGGATGGTGGAGTCCTCCCCGCTGGCACTGAGCTTGGTTGGGGACTGGAGGTCAAGGTTCTCAGGCTCCATGGGTGGCTGGCAGGCAGGTGGGGCAGTGTAGGCTCGTGGGGAAAGGCGGCCCAGCTCAGCCTGCTCAGGCCCCTCTGGTTTGGCATTCTGGTTGAGGCTGTTGAGCACGATGAACTTGTATTTCTTCCAGTTGCAGGCTTTGGGGTCAGTGGGGCTCTTGGCTGGAGGGGAGCCAGAGGCCTGGAGGATGCAGGCATTCTTACTGCTGCAGGACTCTGTGGGTGAGTTGGGCTGGCAGTCAGATTTCTGGGGGCTCTGTGGACTAACCAGACCCTTCCGGTTCAGGGGTGCATTGGGGGGCTCGAAATGAAGGGCAATCTCATCTTCTGAGGAGggtctctcttcttctttgcTGGCCTTGTCACAAGGGAAGTAGGGCGCATTTCGGGCTGAGGGGGCAGCAGGCTTGAGGCCCTCAGCCACACTGTAGTGCATATCACTTCGTGCCTCTTCTGGGACTGTTTCCTTGGGTGAATAGATATTGCTGTGACACACATTGGGGGACACCTCCAAAGTCGGCCGGCTGTACTCACCAGGGACTGGCCTGGCACTATCACATGGGAGGGCCCGCTCCTTGGGGAAGGGGTTGGCCACAGGCATCCGGACATCCCGAAACTCCTCATCGGAGAAGAGGAGGCTGCTGACAGGGAGGTGGCTGTACATGGAATAAGAGGCTGGCGGTGTGGACAGGCCACTGTACAGGCTGGGGGCAAAGGCTCTGCTCTCACACCCAGGGGCGCTCCTCAGTGGCAGGTTGTTCTCCACCACCTCACGACCCCGATAGGCCATGATGTCTTGCGGCATCAGCATCCGGCTGTTGAGGAACTCTTCACGAGGGGGCTTGATGGTAGGAACCATCTCTGCTtcactgtgaaagaaaaaaagatgaaagacacCAGCCCCAAATCAGAACTGTTAAATAGATGACCTTCCAGTGACACTTATATAACCACATCTGTGTTTGAATTAGCTAGACATAGGTGACGTGGCTCTGGAGCAGGGAAATACAATTACAACGCATTTATGCTAGAAGCCTGGATATCCAGCCTGCAATTGggaagactgaggcccagagaagggaagtgaGTTACCGGCATGATCTGTGCCTGATTAGACATAATCTTGTATGTTCAAGGCACATAtctatgcatgtgtgtgaatCTATAGCTCTTCTGATGTTATACAATTTTATAGCTCACATAAAACTTTCAAAGCCCTTATCTCATTTCACCCATGCAAAAtcctgaaaggaaggaaaggtggttattattatctccattttacacataGGGAAACAGGAAAAGAATTTATACAATGTTGGTATGACACTTTTGGAGGATCATACACAAACGAGTAACCTACTGAAGAAAAAACTTGTCCCAGATGCTGATCAAAGTTTACATAGAGAACAGGCAGCAAATGCCCATGTGTGAATCCCTGGCCTAGAGCAGCCAGACCTGGTTTGCAAACCTAGCTGTGCCACTTAGCAGCTAGGTGACATGGAGCAAGTTACTCCGCCATTCTAAGCACAAGGTCTGAGCCACTGAAAGTACTTGTAAATGACAGCAATGATGATCTTGCCACCATCATCA is a window encoding:
- the BCL6 gene encoding B-cell lymphoma 6 protein isoform X1, with protein sequence MASPADSCIQFTRHASDVLLNLNRLRSRDILTDVVIVVSREQFRAHKTVLMACSGLFYSIFTDQLKCNLSVINLDPEINPEGFCILLDFMYTSRLNLREGNIMAVMATAMYLQMEHVVDTCRKFIKASEAEMVPTIKPPREEFLNSRMLMPQDIMAYRGREVVENNLPLRSAPGCESRAFAPSLYSGLSTPPASYSMYSHLPVSSLLFSDEEFRDVRMPVANPFPKERALPCDSARPVPGEYSRPTLEVSPNVCHSNIYSPKETVPEEARSDMHYSVAEGLKPAAPSARNAPYFPCDKASKEEERPSSEDEIALHFEPPNAPLNRKGLVSPQSPQKSDCQPNSPTESCSSKNACILQASGSPPAKSPTDPKACNWKKYKFIVLNSLNQNAKPEGPEQAELGRLSPRAYTAPPACQPPMEPENLDLQSPTKLSASGEDSTIPQASRLNNIVNRSMTGSPRSSSESHSPLYMHPPKCTSCGSQSPQHAEMCLHTAGPTFPEEMGETQSEYSDSSCENGAFFCNECDCRFSEEASLKRHTLQTHSDKPYKCDRCQASFRYKGNLASHKTVHTGEKPYRCNICGAQFNRPANLKTHTRIHSGEKPYKCETCGARFVQVAHLRAHVLIHTGEKPYPCEICGTRFRHLQTLKSHLRIHTGEKPYHCEKCNLHFRHKSQLRLHLRQKHGAITNTKVQYRVSATDLPPELPKAC
- the BCL6 gene encoding B-cell lymphoma 6 protein (The RefSeq protein has 1 substitution compared to this genomic sequence) — encoded protein: MASPADSCIQFTRHASDVLLNLNRLRSRDILTDVVIVVSREQFRAHKTVLMACSGLFYSIFTDQLKCNLSVINLDPEINPEGFCILLDFMYTSRLNLREGNIMAVMATAMYLQMEHVVDTCRKFIKASEAEMVPTIKPPREEFLNSRMLMPQDIMAYRGREVVENNLPLRSAPGCESRAFAPSLYSGLSTPPASYSMYSHLPVSSLLFSDEEFRDVRMPVANPFPKERALPCDSARPVPGEYSRPTLEVSPNVCHSNIYSPKETVPEEARSDMHYSVAEGLKPAAPSARNAPYFPCDKASKEEERPSSEDEIALHFEPPNAPLNRKGLVSPQSPQKSDCQPNSPTESCSSKNACIPQASGSPPAKSPTDPKACNWKKYKFIVLNSLNQNAKPEGPEQAELGRLSPRAYTAPPACQPPMEPENLDLQSPTKLSASGEDSTIPQASRLNNIVNRSMTGSPRSSSESHSPLYMHPPKCTSCGSQSPQHAEMCLHTAGPTFPEEMGETQSEYSDSSCENGAFFCNECDCRFSEEASLKRHTLQTHSDKPYKCDRCQASFRYKGNLASHKTVHTGEKPYRCNICGAQFNRPANLKTHTRIHSGEKPYKCETCGARFVQVAHLRAHVLIHTGEKPYPCEICGTRFRHLQTLKSHLRIHTGEKPYHCEKCNLHFRHKSQLRLHLRQKHGAITNTKVQYRVSATDLPPELPKAC